The nucleotide window AACTTTGCAGTATCCTTGTTAGCTTTCTTCTCATCTGCTAGTTGGTTCTCCAGGTCTCTAACCTAATATTCATTTAAATCACCCTCAAGTCACAATCAAAATTGATGAAAATTAATTCAATGCAACAGGAGAATTTTGGTTCTTGTATCTTTAAAGGAAAATAGAAGTGTGAAGTAAAATTATAGTATAACTTGTGAAgagaatttatctctaaaataaaattttctttggtCCAAttaaaagtgttcatttcatttaagTACCTTCTGTTGGTAACTTCTGCATGATTGTTCAGCATCTCTGATCTGCAGATGATTAAAGAGGGTGTTACTAAACAAAattgaaatataaagaaagcaaACAGTACTGGAAAAGAACAGGCAATTGGGGTTGCCTAGTGTTTGGGTCTGCTTGAGATTTACATTAAATAGTTTCAATCTACTAACAGTCTTGTTAGTCGGTGCCAAAGATAACATGATTAACCTGTCTTCCTCATTATTTTACCCAATAAAACCCAAGACCAATAATAGATACGATTTGACCACAATATAATGGATATTGCAaccttaaaataataaattagcaCATTTGACTTGATCATTAGTTGATCAATTCACATCAGTCAGGTTAacaaattaaatgcaaaccaaacCAATTATTAATTTAACTAGTTTTGTTTTGGTTTCAGTTCTGATTGGTGGGTCAGATCAAGAATTGCGGCCATAAGAGCCAAAGGGCAATGAATTGAGTCAATTGATCGATTTAGCCTTATATGAAAATGAGGGTTTCAAAATTTTGCAGCTGCAATAGATGTTTCTTTTGGCATTAAGGAGTAGTTAGTTCTTTATGACGATCAAAAAACAATTATACTATAACTTTAATTAAATCTGACATTACTAATTACCTTTTCTTGAAGTGCCTTATAGACATTCTCCCGAGATGCATACTTGAGATGCATCAATTGCAAGCTCTCATTCAACTTCGCAATTTCCTTTTCTTCCTGAAGGAGCTTCTCAGCCTGTAGATAACTCAAATTAGATAACTTTTAACTTGAAAAAAAACACAATCTCCCCTTCATAACAAaataaaacaataataaaaaaattataacagtCTTGTCTTTTTACGGATGGTACCATTTGTTTAAGCTTGAAACTTTCAGACGGATCTGTCAGTTTACGGACTGGACCATTTTCAATGCCCCTGACTCGGCTAGCAAAATTTAATGAGCATACAGTTTCTCCTAAATCTGCTGAACTTGGGCTGATCTGTGCGAACATAAGGGTCTTGCAATCCCCGCCTATTGAAAATTCACCATTTAGTCAAGAAGTAACACTTTTTCCTAAACAATGAAAAGTAACCAAATATTTTCAAAAGCAAATGATTGGCATGTAATATGAATAGTACAATCCGTTAATTATAACTACTGAAAAAATGACATAAAGACTGTGTCATGAGTATTCGCACCTAAAGAGCTTTGGAGCAAATGAGTTAGCTTTGAGTTCCTGCATGTTATCCTTTTAGTTAGCAAAAGGAGAAGAGATCAACAGCAACACAAGTATGTGGAAATAAGAGAACCTGTATGGAATGTGGGGGTTCTTCGAGGCAAGAGAAGAGATGACATCTCCTAGAGCTGACAAGGATTTATTTATGAATTGTGACTCCCTCAACCTCTCTCCCTCCACCTCAATCTTCGCAACACGCTCACTACCAGCTAAATCTACCAACCACAATTTGCTCCTGTTCTTCTGGCCATCCACAAAATTTTCACTCTTGATAGTTACCCTGACCAAGCTGCGAAAAGTTCTAATGTAAGCACACCGAAACaaaattttagatatatttaaCAAGTAAAACAAGTGAGACAATATCTTCCTATGGATGACCATTTTAGACCAAATCCAAAATATCATTAGCATCACCTGTGAAGAAGGAAATTATGAATAGAACATTACCTGTGAGAACGGCTACTCAGCTCGTTAGCACTTGTTGACCCAACTGATCTGTTTCTTCCACCATTTTTAAGAATTTCCCAAACCTCATCTATACTGCAGACTTGTGCTTCAACCAGTCCAGGCACATCTTGTGTTCCATCAGCTGCTTGCTTTATATCCAATCTTCAAGCAAACAACCAAATTAAACAAAATTAAACTATTGTTTGTTCATCGATTGTCGAGAATCACTTCAAGGAGAGTCCTACCTCTTCAAAAGTTGATCTGAGGTACCTGCAAGAAGGTCTCTAATTTTCTCATTATAGACCTCCAACATACTGAAATAGAACTCATATCTTGTTATCGAGCTTCTCTGATCAGAAATTCTGAACAGTTCTTCTAAAGCTCTGTAGTTAACGCCCCGGTTTTCTGGGGTCCCTTCCATCGTGAAGGTCTTCCCTGCTCCAGTCTGTCCATAGGCGAAAATACAAACATTGTAGCCATCGAGGACCGATTTCACAATCGGCAACGTCTCCGCAAATACTGCATCTGAAATCACCAGATTATCAATCATTACTCTGAGCTCCAAATTAACATTTTCAACCCAAAAAacaggaagattttgatctcaagaGAAGCCCTAGTTTTCTGTATTTAGTTTAATCTACAAGCTGACGGACTGTTCGGAGCAACGTTTTCTCTCTCGTTGTGCTTTGTGAAAACAACAAACATCGAAAATGCAGCTACACAACCAACCAATTTATGCTATACACAAAGATATAGAAGAATCAGCACCTTGGTCGTCTTTTGGTCCGAAAACGTGATCAAACTTGAATTGCTTCTTGGACGAGTCGGAGCAGGTGATCTGCAGTTCCATGTCCTGTGCCGGGTCGAAGTCCACCACGCAGGAATAGCCCTTGGCGACCTCTTCCAAGCTCAGCGGTCTGCACCTGCAGAACACCCTGATGTTGCCCTTCAGCTCTATTATCTCATTGTACAGCCGCTTCCTCTCCTCGCGTTCGTCCGTGTACTTCTTCTTCAAGATCTCATATCTAGGCGTGCACACCTCGGCGCATTTCTTCCGCAGTACTTCACAGTCGCTCCTTAGCGCCTGGTGAGACTTCACCAGATTATTGTACTTGCTGCCTGTGTATGTGGAAATGGAACCACTTCGCATCGATCAGCCGAGAGTGGCAACAGCAGTCTAGGCCGAGTATTACAGGAAAACAAACGATTACCTAGAAGAAGAAGCGTAGACGAGAGATCAGGGCCGGGAACCGCCTTAAGGATCGGAGATGTAACGAAGCAATCATCATCAAGAGCCTGAAAGGATCGAAAAGAAAAAGCTGAGAAGACGGATCGAAGAATAAGAAGGGGGAAGCGTTTAACTGGAACAGGAGGAGATTCATCACCTCTATGATGTTAGTAGATCCTTGTTCCGTGGTTACCTGCTCTTCCTCCGCTGGCGCTTCCACCGGCGGGAGAGAAGAGGAAGGCGTCACGGCAGCTTCTTCTTCCATTGTTGTGATTCTCGTTGTTGCCTCTCTCtatctcgctcgctcgctcgctctcgagATAGAGATCGGAAGAATGGCGTCGCAGACTTCCAACGGTTCACGGAGATCGGTGTGAGGAGCGTGTCCATATATTGCTTgccgtttcaaaatttgaatctcTGGCTACTACGAACCGTTGGATCTGCTCCTCCAACGAAACTACATTGTCGCCCCAATTCACGTGGAAACCAcgtgaaagagaaaaaaaaggcatATATAACTTTTTGGTGGGGTCAATGAATTCTTTCCACTTGTAGAATTTTTGTCACTATCCATCATATTACTAAGCAAAATTGTGTTTGTCTATGAGATATCGATAGTATTTCACATATCATTTGCTTCCATTTATGTGCAAACATGAGAACACTTCACATTCTCTACTTCGAATATTTTCCAAGTGTATGTAAATGTAGAGAAAATGATAATCTAAAAGATCATTTCTGTAGATAAGGATCTTTACATCAAAGAAGAACTCATCAAATTTGGATGCGGTCTTGTGCTGTAGAACTATATAGATAGATAAATTAATGGATGGACACAAAATTCAACCAATCTATCCACAGATTCCCCCTCCTATAACAAATCGGTAATGAACCAAAGAATTGCACCATGCTAGTCCTTCACTCGCTGTTGCCTAAAACCTTTCCTGTAGTCCACAGACATGGTGTGTGCTTgagcaagaagcttggtgaacctTTTGACGTTGACTCTCACGTTTTGCCTGTCCAGGTAGATCTTCTTCATCTCCATCCACCCTTTGCTGGTGATGACGCTCGTGTTCAACAGCACCGGACTCTGCCGGTCATACACCTTGGCCAGCGAGCTCTCCTCCGGTGTTATGTTGTAGGCCATGTACTCCAAGCCAAGCCTCCGGGCGGGCCCTCCGTAGAACTCCTCCGCCGGCTTCTCCAGCCCCAGCGGCACGATCTGAATGAGGACGGCGGCAGGGCGCATGAAGAGGAAGTGCGTCATGGCGGCGCCGTGGACGGCCAGCATCACGTCCGCGGGCGCCAGCGCGCGGTAGATCACGTCCAGCGGCGTGGAGCGCTTTGGCTCGATGAGCTGCACGTCGAACCCGATCCTTTGGCACGCCCTCACCACCTCCCGCAGGTTCAGCAGCACTCTGCAGCCCTTGCGCACGAAGATGGCGATCCTCGGACGGTGGTTGCTGCTGCCGTGCTGCTGGCTGTGGTCGTGCCGCGACGATCGCAGCAGTGGGCGCAGAAACGGAGGCGTCTCCGGCGGCACTGTCCTGGGCTGGACGACGCTGCTGTATCCTTCACGGAGGAGTCCTTGGAAGTCCTGAATGCTATTACCTGTCATCGTCATTAACTGCTTCCATCAAGCGGAGAAAACAATTCGTGTTCTTGTGCAGGTCGTGAGACAGCTCGGCAGAGTTGGCACTGCGAGCCGCACCTTATTCGCCTGCCCCAACCTATCGACACGTGGGTCCCAGTTGCGAGGCGGTTTAAATACCTCAGAAAGACCGTCCAGCGGACAGCGGGACCCAAGACGCGTAAAATCAAAGGACAAAATTATCTCAGCATCTTTGGGCAGGACGACAAACTTTATGAGTGTTAGTTCACCGGTTTGCTTTGGCATACCTACTAACCCATGCGCGCTACTAATCGTGCAATATGATCATGATGATGGATGGACCCAGCGGCGCATGAGCGCATGAGAACCATAAAAGGATGCGACATTCATTGCCTATTTGGACAGCATAAAAGGTGAATTGAATGAGGCGTGAGCCCCAAATCGGTGGATTGCAAGTCGATTTCCATTCAATTGGCTACCGACAGGGATGTCAATTCGAGTGATGGCTGAGTCAGTAGGAATCCATTAGCTAACGACTAATGGACTCCACATCGACTAATGGCTCTGCCATGGGAGATGAACGATGGCACATTGCAGTGGGTTTGATGGATTTGGTGTTCTGAGGGCCGCCAGCTTTGGGTAGCTGCGTTCCTTCTACGTCTGTCTAACTGAGGCTACCGCTCTCGGTGGCCTCCACCGACTGTTGGTGGGCACGAGATCACGTGCCGGAACGACAGTTGGTGTGGCCCTGTCGGTGCCATTGAACTACGCGGTCGCCTCGGGCGCCGTGTGCAGGTGCCGTCGGAGTCACGCCTCCGCGGAAGAATATtccgtcgtcgtcttcttctctGTATGCGAAGCATCGCGAGAGAACGAACGGGACGACGAGGGGTCAAAAGTGTTCTACTCGTGCGGGGATCATGTTAGCTTACCGTTCGGCATGAGCCAGGGGTCGATGATGAGCTCGCCGTGGATCCGCAAGCCGACGATCATCTCCGAGAAGCAATGGACCCGGGTGTCCCTGCTGAAGTCCACCAGCTCGTAGTTGGTCAGCCGCTGCAGCACCGGGCCGTAGCGGGCCAACCACCAGGGGCGGTACTCCGCCACCACGAGCACCACCTCCCCCTTGAACCGCTCCGCCGTCACGTAGAGCGGGACCAGCCCGTCGCTGAACTCGTGGTACAGGTTCCCGGTGTAGCCGCCGTTGGAGAGGAGCAGCCCCGGCACGCCCTCGTGCCGCACGTCGCAGGCCCGGGTTTGGCTGCCGTTGATGGCGGCGGACGGCATGGGCCGGATGGAGATCTCCTGGATCGTGCGGGTGATCTCTGTGTCCCACTTCCTCGTGTAGGGCCGAATCTTCTCCTCCGTCGCCGGCGCCGCCGACTTCCCGTCTGCTGCTCCGTACACCAGGATGGACGATGACCGAGAGTCGGTACGGACGTCCCCCCTCGCGTAGCAAAGGTCGCTCCGGACGTGGCTCCGGTCGCAGCACACCAGCGCCTCGTCTCTGTTCGCGGCCGCCGCTCCCTCCGTTCGACCTGCCACAGTGGGTTCAGGAATCGATAGAGGAACGACTTAACCCTGCGTGGGTGTCGATCATTACCGTCGATGCGAGCGGAACACGGGAGCGGCGGATCGCCCGGGTTCTCCTCATGGACCTGCAGGTGGTTGGTCTCCGATGCGATATGGGTCCTCAAGGATTCCACGTCTTGCCGTGGTTCTGCAGAAACTGAACACCCGAAAATTGGGGttagaattggagaagaagaagaagaagaagaagaagaagcagtagTAGTAGTAATTCTTACATGAAGAAGCAGCAGATGGCTGCACAAAGGAGGAAGGGAACGGGGAGGACAGAGCCAGCCGAAGAACGGAGCCGACGGCATACAGCGTCAGGAGGAGCAACGGGAAGGCACGGTGAAGGAAGCcgctcttcctttccttctcgacGACCACCAGGTGCGATACTTGTGCCGGCGTCGGGAGCGCCGATGCGTTCCTCTGCTGACGATTCATCCTGCGCCTCTCACCGATCAGGCGGCGGCGACGGCTGCCTATCGATCATCTCGCAGTCTCCACATCAAGAAGCttccaaggaagaagaagaaaaagagactaAGGGCAGATGAAGGCGgctggatagatagatagatagataggtgGCTTCCGAGGCAACTTCGGGGTCACAAGAATCGATGACGAACTGAAACAAGACGATGAAATCAACTGTTTACCCACCAATAATGACGCAGGTCAACAGATGAACCTTTCTCGACCACTTTACATCGATGCCATGCGGTAAAAATGGCTGCTTCATGTGACAAGAAGTGATCTGGAAACGGTCAAAAGCGAAATGTTCTGCCTTGGTAAGAGCTACAGATATAATATGTGCATAAAGAGAATGATTAGTGAAAACTTAGGAATCACGCAACCGAGGGAGAGCGCATGTGATCCAACGAAAGAATCCAAGGGAGAGGCGCCCGAAAGGGAGTGCCAGTGCATGGAGCAGGCAGTTGGCTGGAGGTCGTTGTACACGCTATCGACCTAATACCATATAATACGAATTATTGGCGGTAGGTCAGAAGGGATGGCTTTTTTTTGATCCGGATGAACATAAACCACACCTTATCATATCAAAATAAATGAACAGCTACAAGCTGATGATGTTAACGTTAGCTTACTTGAGTTCTTCAATGATTGAGGATTTTGGGAGCTAAGTTAACTGACATTTTCGAAGAATTTACCAGTAGGGTTTTGAACCCTGAATGAATTGTAATGAGTTTGAGAAACCCTAATTGTATATATTGCATCACCTCAAGCATATAAGATAAAACTTATGATGAACTTATATGTGAATTAAGAAGCGTTCCCACATCATTCTACAACAAATTGCCATACCCTTTCACATACCAGACTGAAACCAGATTAAGATTTGCTCCACCATAATTATGCATGTACCATTTCTAAATGATGGTATGGTGATGACACACTTTTGCAGGCAACACACATTTGTTGGAATATCTTGATACATAGATGGAAGATTTAGGTTTCATGTTCGTAGGATTCAAAATCACCCTCACTCGGGCCTATGAAGATTGTGCAAAATGTACAAGGATGCTGATGACAAGAATATGCATATCGAGTAACTTAGAAGATCCTGGCCCGTCGCTATGGTTACCATTTTGCTCCTTTCGAACATCTTCACCAGAAGAATCATGACTATGACATGCCCAACCTTTGTTTTCAACTCATCAAGTGAACTGATCTGCATCCACTTCGGCCGCTCCTGCATGAAAAAAATGGAATCGAATTATCGTCTCTCTTTGTTTAGCAGCAGCTCGAGTATTGGCATTTGGAACATGCTGTTTCATTTAGGCGTGGACCATGGAAGTAGGATTTGGCTGAAGTGCCCTAAGTTCCTATCTTAGACTCATATTAGACTCACTCGAAGCGGACCAGAATTTCTAAAATGGAGTCCCGGAGGACTCCAACAAAATCAAGCTCTAATCAGTAAATTAACAGATTGACCACCAAAACAAACATGTAATCTACAGTCTACAGTAGTGGAAAATTCATGTAAGAGAAGCAACATTATCTGACTGACAAAGCATGACAATGTCATAGCCTGCTCAACAACAATCAGCAAGTTTATGGTGACAGAAGAAACGATACCATCTATTCTGAAAACTACATTCATGagctataaaataaaaaatgaactttTCTAGTAAGCTAAAGGAAGCGATTCACCTAGTAAGACAATTCTGAGTACTGGGACTAGGATGTGAAATTGTATAATGCATGTTGACTAACATGTATCAGTTCAGGTAAAAGGGCAAGGTTACTGGTGACTTAGCAAGACAGAAAATTAGTTGTAAAGCAGATTAAAAACCACTAAAGTGGACGGAATGGGGCAGTCAAAAAATTAGTTTTAGAATTAATTAGGATGGGAATATTTTAGTACCTTTAGAGCAAACATCCCAAACAAAGAAGATCCCTTTAGAGCACGATCAATACCAGAAGGTATTCCAGGGGGTACGTTGCTGATAAAAAGTCCATATAAACCCATACCAAATATCAACATGACAGTTCCAGCTAGGTAGACATCTGCAGCAAATGTATAAATGACATTACAACTTCCAAAAGGGAAATAATAGCAAGCAAGCACTAGTCACGGAATGCTGGAATATGTCTCAGACTAATACATGCCAAAATGTCCAAGTTAATCAAATTTGTTCATAAATGATGAAGTTTAGATCAAAGTTCTCAAACAAGAATGAGACTTGCATTTTCTAGTTCAGAAACCCAGAAATAAACTTCACATGCTTTAAGAttcacaaaaataaaaaagaaacttgTGCCTTCTAGCCAGGAATACAAGTTAGGTTTAGCATCATGATGTCTATTTATATATGTCTACTCACTTACCATGGTCATAATGGCCATTAAAAAATCTTGGCAAGGACAGAGCTGGTCAAAAGGGCCCACATGGTCAGAAATTAGGACGAGGGCTATGAATATATGATCCACTTTGAGTAGCTAGACCAAATCAATTCACTACCTTACATGAAAGTCTGTTACACTCTCCAGATGAAACAACTTGCGGGCTATACCATGGTTAAAAAATTAGCCTATTATGACCCTGTGAACAAATGAAGGCCTTTCTCTGTCTTTCCAAAAGACCTGATGTTTTCACCCCAACAATTTCCATGTAGTAACAGTAGCGCAAATATTCAATTTACTGGTTATATCGACTAAATTTATTGAAGTAGCGAAGAAGTATCATCAACTCAAAACTGTTACACCATGAATTTAGATGGCAAATCACAAAGTTCTGTTGGTAATATCTACGATATAGTTAGTGCAACCTTCATTATTAAATATAGAATAATGCGGGCTGTAAATTGCTGTTAAAAAGATTGCTGCTAGAATTAGTAGTTGGACTGGGAAATCCCTCCCTTATGCAGGGATTTTATAACTGAAAATCAATTCTCTTCTGCTAGGAGGTTTACTGAAGCAGCAACTTGGTTCTTCTAAAAAGAGTCGGCAAATAGACTGAGGCCATATGTAATATGTAGACAATTCTATGGGGCAATATCGGTGTAGTTACTGCCTTACTGGAACTAAATGTCTCATATAAAGGGAATCCTGGGTGTCAGATATATCATATATGTTAATATGAAATAAAGCAGTCATCATGAGATATCTTTGGCTGGTGCTGGCTAAGACTGAATCTTTGTGGGTGAAAAAGGTTCATGAAATGAAGCTAAGAAATAGATATATGTGAAGCCTTAGGCCTCCATATGAGTGCAGATGGAAATGGACTCTTAAATTTGAGGGATCCATTTAGAGAGATTGGATATGATGATTGTGATGAAAGGAAAATATTCTTTTGGCATGTTAAATGCCTGCCGAGTTTTCTGTGGCAATATTTTTTTGGATCTTTTCTCAATGTGGTTTCATCTTATGTGTTCCAGAAGAAACAAAGCTATCAAATAACTAAAACAAGTTGCTAATTGACATTGATAAAACCTAAATTGCTGTTAAACATGTAGAAATCCTTACCAATTGCCTCAACTAATCGGAGTACCATCTGGCCAGTATGAACCCCTTTAACACAGCTTGACCAGTATACTTTGTAGGCATCAACTATGTAAACACAACCCTGCAGAAGGGGATAAAGATATTCAGCCAAATCAAAACCCTAATTAAGAGAGTAATGCTACTCAAAGGACTATGAAGGACACAGATATTTAATAAGACCTAAAACAACATAACTATCAAAACTAACTAATTCGAATAGAAAAAAGCACATCATGGAATTTTGTTCAATGCTAGACTAATGACAATCAATTTAGCAAAGAGAGGGCCTCCAAGAAATCCATAAATATCAGTTTCTAAGAAGGCAAAGCTTGGAGTTGAGGACATGAAAGGAAAAAGCGAACAAGAGGAAGCTGCTTTATAGAGTCAACACAATAATTTCAGATCTATGTCCTGGATAGAAAATCTTATAGTTAATATTACATCAATTCACCAAGACTAGATCAACTACTATCTCATAGTTCTTAATTGAAGATTGGCAAGCCTCATCAAGATTATGAATTCAAGTACTTTATTTTACTCATTGCATTGAAGACAAGCAAGGCCTATGAACTTATTTCATCCAAGGATCACAGAGAAGTTaaagagaaaaggaagaaagaaagcaaCTAGACAAGTACAGTCAGCAGTTGGATGTCCAAGACAAAATAgggataaaaaagaaagaaagaaaaagagcaaATGAGCCTGGTGGTGAAGAAAGAGGGAATCATGTAGTGAAGAGGAGAAAAAGAGTGTGGAGCTTACTAACATGAGGCAATAGGCTTAGCATTACTGTGGCTCAGTACTGGTTGCAATATGGGCAGCACATCCAATATGGTAAGTGTACCATGCAGTATGCGTGGTATGATATTGGACCAGGTGAAATTGACCGATACAAATGTCTGCCTGTAAACAAATCACTAAATACCAGTTGCAAATATCAGTTCAAAAGAAAGTGTGATCCTTGGGTCCAAACCTCGAGTGGTGAACCTTGGTGATGAACTCTTGGCCTAAGAATGAGAGGTGTAAAGTTCCATTGAAGTCTTGGCAGCAGGTGGTACCAAGAAATATTCAGATCTAGTCCTATTTGTTTGATATTAAGGTGATTTTGGCATGAAAGATTATTCCCATAAGTAAGAGTTAGGTATGATTTTCCCTCAATCCAAACCCCAGTGAACCATTATCAACCAAATAAGGGTTGTGGTAAAATCCCATTGAAGCTTTATCAGTGAGTGGTGTCAGGGAGACTTTAGTTGCTAGTAGCATGTACCGTATGTCAGTATTACTGGAACAGACCAAACCCATATTGATCTAGCATGGATATGCATGGCTCTAGTACCTAAAATTGCAAACCTTGGTGCTTGTATAACATATATAGTTTGTATGGCATACTATTTTATaaacaatttatatattttttttctaagttGTACGCATTGGATGTAGTCAATTCCAAGTAATCAATTCCAATATTTCAAGGTGATGATCTAGCTCTAAAGATATCATGAGTATGAAGTTGAGGAAGATTTTGGTATTATGCAAtgattaaaaatatatcattgagATGTATTCGAGACCAAATCTTCATGCCAAGAGTTATCATTAAGTAGATAGAGTTCATAGTGGAATTTTGGTGATTGTATGAAGTACAAACTCTATCTTGTTTTGGTGCATTTTGTATTTTGTGAGATTTGTTGATTCTACTTGTGCACATTTAACATGCCTTTTGATAGAGGGACTCCAATGCTACTTAAATCTATCCTCAAACCAAGGGCCACATCGCCTTACTTTGATTGACAAGCAAACTGAATGGAAAAAACATCCGTTTAGTTCCCTTTCTTTATCCATTGATTTATAATTTCATAGTTTATTTATCTTCATTTCTCATATGATGTATCTTATTAGCAAATGTTTAGATCATTATAAACAGTATGATCATGAATTAAACAGCCTATTAATTTTGCATCCTCTATATTGTTTCTTTTTATGTCAAGT belongs to Musa acuminata AAA Group cultivar baxijiao chromosome BXJ1-11, Cavendish_Baxijiao_AAA, whole genome shotgun sequence and includes:
- the LOC103971928 gene encoding kinesin-like protein KIN-14J, which encodes MEEEAAVTPSSSLPPVEAPAEEEQVTTEQGSTNIIEALDDDCFVTSPILKAVPGPDLSSTLLLLGSKYNNLVKSHQALRSDCEVLRKKCAEVCTPRYEILKKKYTDEREERKRLYNEIIELKGNIRVFCRCRPLSLEEVAKGYSCVVDFDPAQDMELQITCSDSSKKQFKFDHVFGPKDDQDAVFAETLPIVKSVLDGYNVCIFAYGQTGAGKTFTMEGTPENRGVNYRALEELFRISDQRSSITRYEFYFSMLEVYNEKIRDLLAGTSDQLLKRLDIKQAADGTQDVPGLVEAQVCSIDEVWEILKNGGRNRSVGSTSANELSSRSHSLVRVTIKSENFVDGQKNRSKLWLVDLAGSERVAKIEVEGERLRESQFINKSLSALGDVISSLASKNPHIPYRNSKLTHLLQSSLGGDCKTLMFAQISPSSADLGETVCSLNFASRVRGIENGPVRKLTDPSESFKLKQMAEKLLQEEKEIAKLNESLQLMHLKYASRENVYKALQEKIRDAEQSCRSYQQKVRDLENQLADEKKANKDTAKFSKPPLAPLKQRPPLRRINNMLPPPGPQTVKITNSTADKENDLIANRTSGRDLVKPLNKARRISLATSVRNMPMQNKRASIAVVPDVTERSQTLPGVRQWNHMTGTTQLRHRRSSLSTFMSLTATPLEAASPEVRGKFSAFASNSKHRSPPLVQALWKSRIPGIASPRKRLRLMSSPATSKNLNAAQSSANKLCFSVQKRVIVGSPAPTRPVMNPGSMIYNQLLRDKDLVGRFGTAQRVLCKNRRQSVI
- the LOC103971929 gene encoding xylan glycosyltransferase MUCI21, with product MNRQQRNASALPTPAQVSHLVVVEKERKSGFLHRAFPLLLLTLYAVGSVLRLALSSPFPSSFVQPSAASSFSAEPRQDVESLRTHIASETNHLQVHEENPGDPPLPCSARIDGRTEGAAAANRDEALVCCDRSHVRSDLCYARGDVRTDSRSSSILVYGAADGKSAAPATEEKIRPYTRKWDTEITRTIQEISIRPMPSAAINGSQTRACDVRHEGVPGLLLSNGGYTGNLYHEFSDGLVPLYVTAERFKGEVVLVVAEYRPWWLARYGPVLQRLTNYELVDFSRDTRVHCFSEMIVGLRIHGELIIDPWLMPNGNSIQDFQGLLREGYSSVVQPRTVPPETPPFLRPLLRSSRHDHSQQHGSSNHRPRIAIFVRKGCRVLLNLREVVRACQRIGFDVQLIEPKRSTPLDVIYRALAPADVMLAVHGAAMTHFLFMRPAAVLIQIVPLGLEKPAEEFYGGPARRLGLEYMAYNITPEESSLAKVYDRQSPVLLNTSVITSKGWMEMKKIYLDRQNVRVNVKRFTKLLAQAHTMSVDYRKGFRQQRVKD
- the LOC135597551 gene encoding uncharacterized protein LOC135597551, yielding MAATVLPMCIASPATRVPAVRRNFALRLRRASHVCCLGSSSSSSSASPSSTHSKSHGESITKIAADPGGNVVVRIAPASESTIERVIFDFRFLALLAVGGSLAGSVLCFLNGCVYIVDAYKVYWSSCVKGVHTGQMVLRLVEAIDVYLAGTVMLIFGMGLYGLFISNVPPGIPSGIDRALKGSSLFGMFALKERPKWMQISSLDELKTKVGHVIVMILLVKMFERSKMVTIATGQDLLSYSICIFLSSASLYILHNLHRPE